The following DNA comes from Cedecea neteri.
TTTTGGGCATGGGCGTGTTGCTGGCGAGCCATCAGGTGCTGGCGCACGGCCACCATCACGGCAAACCGCTTACGGAAGTGGAACAAAAGGCGAGCGAAGGGATCTTTGACGACGTTAACGTGAAAGATCGTGCGCTGTCCGACTGGGACGGGATCTGGCAGTCGGTCAATCCCTTGCTGCTCAGCGGCGACCTCGATCCGGTGCTGGAGAAAAAAGCCAAAAAGAGCGGCAAAAGCCTGGCGGAATATCGCGCGTATTATCAAAAGGGCTATGCGACAAACGTGGAGATGATTGGGATTGAGAATAACGTCATCGAGTTTCACATCGGCAAAGAGGTACAAAGTTGTCATTACGACTATGCCGGGCACAAAATCCTGACCTACACCTCGGGAAAGAAGGGCGTTCGCTACCTGTTTGAGTGCAAAGACGCGCAGTCCAAAGCGCCAAAGTTCGTGCAGTTTAGCGATCACATCATCGCCCCGCGCCAGTCGCAGCATTTCCATATCTTTATGGGAAGTGAATCACAGGAGGTCTTGCTGAAAGAGATGGATAACTGGCCGACGTATTACCCGTACAACATGACCAAAGCGCAGGTTGTCGACGAGATGCTGCATCACTAACAACGTAAAAGGGCGGCCCGGTGGCCGCCTTAGTGTTTAGAACAGGTAGCGAGTGCCAATAGTGAACTCGCTGGAGGCCAGGCGGGCCTTCATCTGCTCATCCTTCAGGCCGCGCACGTTGCCGAAGGTGTTATAGCCGCTTTCCACTTTCCCCATATCCACGTAGCGATAGCCCACGTCGAAGCTCAGGCGGTCGATTGGCGAGTAGCTAATGCCCGCGCCCAGCGAATAAGCGAGATTGTTTTGTGTGCTGTCGGCGTATTCCCGGGTGACGTTGCCCTGCCAGCCACCGGCCTTCACTTTCGCAATGCCCACGCCAGCGGTGCCAAACAGCGACACGCCATAGCCAATGTCGTAATCGCGATAGACGTTCAGCATCAGCCGTTCGGTGTTCAGCTTCAGGTGGTTGAGGCTGGTCGGGAAGGCGGTTGAGCCGCTGGTAAACTCAGTTTTCTGGCGAAAGGTGTATTCCCCTTCGGTGCGCCAGCCGTTGCCGTACTGGTAGCCCGCCGCCAGTGACGCGCCGCTGAGTCTGTCTTTCTCTTTACCGTCAACAAACTGGCCGACGCCGGGGCGGCTGCTGGTGTCCTGGTCGCTGGCGCGCTGCTCGCTGTGGACGTATTTTGCCGAAGCGTAGTAGCCTTCATCGCTGGTGGCTGCGACGGCATGGCCTGCGCTCAGCAGAAGCGCCAGCGTCAGTAAGCTTTTCTTGTAATGCATGTCCTGCTCCTTGTGGTGTTATCCCGCGTTCAATTCTTTCTCAATAGCTTTTAAGCCTTCCAGGGCGCAGGCCTGATCCAGATGTCCGCCCGGTGCGCCGCCGACGCCGACCGCGCCAATCACCTGTTCACCGGCCTTCACCGGCACGCCGCCCGCCAGCAGCAGGAAGCCAGGAATATCACGCAGGTTGGCCGCGCCCGCATTGGACTGAGAGCCCTTCATCACGTTGTCGGTTGGGTTTTTGGTGGTCAGCGAGGTGAAGGCCTTCATGCGGCTGGCTTCCACGGTATGCGGCCCGGCGTTGTCCATGCGCTTCATTACCAATGGCGTACCGGCGCGATCGACCACGGTGACCGCCACGTTGTAGTTATCTTTAGCACAGGCCTGAAGGACGCTTTGCGCCAGCTTATCGGCAAGTTCAAGGGAGATGTTTTTCTGGCTCAGCACGCCGGTGGCGGCGCTGGCCGTGGAGGCAAGACTGCTCAGCAGCAGGGCGCTTAACAGAAGACGTTTCATGATGTTGCTCCAGAGTTGTTGGCTATGGGGCAATACTATGCAACGAGGCTTTGGCGGGAAATTGGCGCGAACACCTAACTTTCCAGGTAGTTTTACTTAGTCTCTTTGGCGATGTCGCCGTAGGTTTTCAGCAGTTTGGGCAGGGAGTTGACTTCCAGTTTGGAGAAAATATTAGCGCGGTGAGCCTCCACGGTGCGCGGCGACAGCGAACACAGCTGTGCGATCTCCTTGCTGGAATAGCCCTGAATAAGCTGCTCCAGTATCTCTTTTTCCCGCGTGGTAAGCGTGGCCAGCTTTTCCTGCAGCGGCAGCCATTGCTGCCGGGCTTCAACCTTCGCTTTTTGTTGTTCCATTGCCGCGCCGACAACCTCGAACAGCAGATCGGCATCAACCGGCTTGGTCAGAAACTCAAAGGCACCGTTCTTAAAAGCCCGGCGGCACAGATCGATGTTGCCGTGCCCGGTCATGATTATCACCGGCAGCGCCAGGCCTTGCTGCGTCCACTCCTCCAGCAGCGTCAGCCCTGTTTTCCCGGGCATGCGGATATCGAGCAGCATGCAGCCGTCGAGCTGGCTGATGTCTCCGACACTGTGCTGAAACGCCTGGGCGCTGTCAAAAGCCTGGGTTTGCCAGCCGACGGTGGCGAGCAGCAGACTCAGCGAG
Coding sequences within:
- a CDS encoding GlcG/HbpS family heme-binding protein, which translates into the protein MKRLLLSALLLSSLASTASAATGVLSQKNISLELADKLAQSVLQACAKDNYNVAVTVVDRAGTPLVMKRMDNAGPHTVEASRMKAFTSLTTKNPTDNVMKGSQSNAGAANLRDIPGFLLLAGGVPVKAGEQVIGAVGVGGAPGGHLDQACALEGLKAIEKELNAG
- a CDS encoding response regulator transcription factor, coding for MAPCIWLIDDDAAIRDSLSLLLATVGWQTQAFDSAQAFQHSVGDISQLDGCMLLDIRMPGKTGLTLLEEWTQQGLALPVIIMTGHGNIDLCRRAFKNGAFEFLTKPVDADLLFEVVGAAMEQQKAKVEARQQWLPLQEKLATLTTREKEILEQLIQGYSSKEIAQLCSLSPRTVEAHRANIFSKLEVNSLPKLLKTYGDIAKETK
- a CDS encoding outer membrane protein, which gives rise to MHYKKSLLTLALLLSAGHAVAATSDEGYYASAKYVHSEQRASDQDTSSRPGVGQFVDGKEKDRLSGASLAAGYQYGNGWRTEGEYTFRQKTEFTSGSTAFPTSLNHLKLNTERLMLNVYRDYDIGYGVSLFGTAGVGIAKVKAGGWQGNVTREYADSTQNNLAYSLGAGISYSPIDRLSFDVGYRYVDMGKVESGYNTFGNVRGLKDEQMKARLASSEFTIGTRYLF
- the zinT gene encoding metal-binding protein ZinT, with protein sequence MIMKKSAFILGMGVLLASHQVLAHGHHHGKPLTEVEQKASEGIFDDVNVKDRALSDWDGIWQSVNPLLLSGDLDPVLEKKAKKSGKSLAEYRAYYQKGYATNVEMIGIENNVIEFHIGKEVQSCHYDYAGHKILTYTSGKKGVRYLFECKDAQSKAPKFVQFSDHIIAPRQSQHFHIFMGSESQEVLLKEMDNWPTYYPYNMTKAQVVDEMLHH